The Etheostoma spectabile isolate EspeVRDwgs_2016 chromosome 23, UIUC_Espe_1.0, whole genome shotgun sequence genome includes a window with the following:
- the LOC116673484 gene encoding olfactory receptor 6N1-like, which produces MMSNNSLNPLYFRFTLFADFGPLRYLTIVSANVVIILTVCLEKSLHQPMYIFISCLSFNSLYGSAGFFPRFLMDLLSDTHLISRPLCFIQIYVINNYLSCEMTFLSIMAYDRFVAICQPLHYHSKMTFKMVTQLVIFSVLYPVCVVGFMLYLTVRLPLCGNKLNRLFCSNLPVFQLSCVDTTLNNIAGQFLLVTTILTPLFFVLYTYLRILLVCRRSSSDFRGKAFQTCLPHIITFTNYSLSVFCELSLSRFEVDKKNPIITVVLSLQYLMVPPINNPLVYGLSLPQIKGGVVRFFKKIPAGKM; this is translated from the coding sequence ATGATGAGCAACAACAGCCTGAATCCTTTGTATTTTCGGTTCACTCTGTTTGCAGACTTTGGGCCCCTCAGGTATCTGACTATTGTCTCTGCTAACGTTGTCATTATTCTGACAGTCTGTCTGGAGAAGTCTCTGCATCAGcccatgtatatttttatcagctgtctgtcttttaactCTCTGTACGGCTCAGCCGGCTTCTTCCCCAGGTTTCTGATGGACCTTCTGTCTGACACTCATTTAATCTCACGTCCATTATGTTTCATTCAGATATATGTTATTAACAACTATTTATCATGTGAGATGACTTTCCTCAGCATCATGGCCTATGATAGATTTGTTGCTATTTGCCAGCCTTTACACTATCAcagtaaaatgacatttaagatgGTAACACAGCTTGTGATTTTTTCCGTGCTCTACCCTGTATGTGTTGTGGGTTTCATGCTCTATCTTACTGTCCGATTACCGCTGTGTGGCAATAAACTGAATAGGCTGTTCTGTTCCAACTTGCCTGTGTTTCAGCTCTCCTGTGTAGACACAACTCTGAACAACATAGCAGGTCAGTTTCTTTTAGTCACAACCATCCTAACCCCCCTGTTCTTTGTCCTGTACACCTATCTCCGTATTCTGCTTGTCTGCAGGAGAAGCTCGTCtgatttcagaggaaaggcgTTCCAGACCTGCCTgcctcacatcatcacattcaccaactattctctctctgtcttctgtgagCTGTCATTGAGTCGATTTGAGGTTGATAAAAAGAATCCTATCATCACAGTTGTTTTATCTTTACAGTATTTGATGGTCCCCCCCATTAATAACCCTCTAGTTTACGGCCTGAGTCTGCCTCAAATCAAAGGAGGGGTTGTTAGATTTTTTAAGAAGATTCCTGctggaaaaatgtaa
- the LOC116673485 gene encoding uncharacterized protein LOC116673485 — MAVKRPAKLRVILNPDDTRKLILPDGIPESMEQLMDEVKNVCGLSGNFRLQYQDRDFGDALVNLTSTAELEDLATIKVIPVTDECSQVITLTVCDEIVSSQSDDTELLSTPSSSVSTRTQMWPREFLIPTFSYDSELQLEKGNAVFRSNNTRLTLSSKTKSDILEKLAEEIFKFKAYPTDADFSDVAEALIKKHPCLSEPGSYNRCYGWKQRLKTKMGNYRTQLKGLGCSEVLANSLKSKAPEDGFAAKNIKRPKRGEANHIPDIPNGETPDKLENERLSLLTEATKRNNRAVIKAKMDKTFSLRRQDILAKESEVEELKERWPALFTMDEASNV; from the coding sequence ATGGCAGTCAAAAGGCCAGCCAAGTTGCGGGTTATTCTGAATCCTGATGACACCAGAAAGCTAATTCTGCCTGATGGAATTCCAGAGTCAATGGAGCAGCTTATGGATGAAGTCAAGAACGTGTGTGGGCTAAGTGGCAATTTTAGACTGCAGTACCAAGACAGAGACTTTGGAGATGCACTAGTTAACTTGACATCTACTGCAGAACTTGAAGATTTGGCAACTATCAAGGTCATCCCAGTAACTGATGAGTGTAGCCAAGTTATTACTCTCACGGTCTGTGATGAAATAGTGTCTTCTCAGTCAGATGACACAGAGCTCCTGTCCACACCTTCTAGCTCTGTCTCTACAAGAACCCAGATGTGGCCACGTGAGTTTCTTATACCAACATTCTCTTATGACTCTGAGCTACAGTTAGAAAAGGGAAATGCTGTGTTTAGGTCAAACAACACAAGGTTGACCCTGAGTTCAAAAACAAAGTCAGATATTTTGGAAAAGTTAGCAGAAGAGATATTCAAGTTCAAAGCCTACCCAACAGATGCTGACTTCAGTGACGTCGCTGAAGCCCTAATCAAGAAACACCCATGCCTCTCTGAACCTGGCTCATACAACCGCTGCTACGGGTGGAAGCAGCGACTAAAGACAAAAATGGGCAACTACCGAACTCAGCTGAAGGGCCTTGGGTGTTCTGAAGTACTTGCAAATTCACTAAAGTCTAAAGCGCCAGAGGATGGATTTGCAGCAAAAAACATAAAGAGACCTAAGAGAGGAGAGGCCAACCACATACCTGACATTCCAAATGGAGAAACCCCAGACAAATTGGAAAATGAGAGACTGTCCCTTTTAACTGAAGCAACAAAACGCAACAATCGTGCAGTGATAAAGGCCAAAATGGACAAGACTTTTTCTCTGCGGAGACAGGACATTTTGGCAAAGGAATCAGAAGTGGAAGAGCTGAAGGAGAGATGGCCTGCATTGTTCACAATGGATGAGGCAAGTAACGTTTGA